One segment of Alphaproteobacteria bacterium DNA contains the following:
- a CDS encoding thioredoxin family protein: MIDDSILSDGYIAVVKRDCPTCELVVPVLARLAGDGGLKIYTQDDPTFPEGIDGVADDRSLDVSHRLGIEIVPTLIRMRDGAEVSRTYGWDQGEWAALTGLAGIGADLPPLRPGCGALNVDPAQLTELKIRHGETGITAREIAIGEQEDDIEACFDRDWSDGLPVVPPTAARVMNMLTGTSRDPGEVLGDMPPLLAPCTVEKVAINAVMAGCKPEYLPVVLAAVEAALDPLFGLHGVIATTRYVGPVVVVNGPIAKRIGMNAKGNALGQGNRANSTIGRALQLVIRNVGGGKPGGVDRAALGNPGKHTYCFAEDEEGSAWTPLTVDQGLEAGTSAVTLFAGYGLQGVVDERARTPEELAASFAASLRVSDNVNKFPAPDCMVVVCPEHEITFMNGGWDKDRVRRELMDRLTLPYDDVKVGAGGVATGAGPEWEGKMVPKFGEGCLMIVRAGGGAGKFSGIIGGFSPRSPVASNPVTKVVRH; encoded by the coding sequence CGGCGGACTGAAAATCTACACGCAGGACGACCCGACCTTCCCCGAAGGAATCGACGGGGTGGCGGACGATCGGTCACTGGATGTATCGCACCGGCTGGGTATCGAGATCGTGCCGACGCTGATCCGTATGCGCGATGGTGCGGAGGTGTCGCGCACCTATGGCTGGGACCAGGGCGAATGGGCGGCGCTGACCGGGCTGGCCGGCATCGGCGCGGACCTGCCGCCGCTGCGCCCTGGCTGCGGTGCGCTGAATGTCGATCCCGCCCAACTGACCGAATTGAAAATCCGCCACGGTGAAACCGGGATCACCGCGCGCGAGATCGCCATCGGTGAACAGGAAGACGATATCGAGGCGTGCTTCGACCGGGACTGGAGCGACGGGCTGCCCGTCGTGCCGCCGACTGCGGCGCGGGTGATGAACATGCTGACGGGCACGTCGCGCGACCCGGGTGAGGTGCTGGGCGATATGCCGCCGCTGCTGGCCCCCTGTACGGTGGAAAAAGTGGCGATCAACGCGGTCATGGCCGGCTGCAAGCCGGAATACCTGCCGGTCGTGCTGGCGGCGGTGGAGGCGGCGCTGGACCCGCTGTTCGGGCTGCACGGGGTGATTGCCACAACGCGCTATGTCGGACCGGTCGTGGTGGTCAACGGGCCCATCGCGAAACGCATCGGCATGAACGCAAAGGGCAATGCGCTGGGCCAGGGCAACCGCGCGAATTCGACCATCGGGCGCGCCCTGCAACTGGTGATCCGCAATGTCGGCGGCGGCAAGCCGGGCGGGGTGGACCGCGCGGCGCTGGGCAATCCGGGCAAGCACACCTATTGCTTTGCCGAGGACGAGGAAGGGTCCGCCTGGACGCCGTTGACGGTTGACCAGGGGCTGGAAGCGGGCACCAGTGCCGTGACCCTGTTCGCCGGTTACGGGCTGCAGGGCGTGGTGGATGAACGGGCGCGCACGCCCGAGGAGCTGGCTGCCAGCTTCGCCGCGAGCCTGCGCGTATCCGACAACGTGAACAAGTTTCCCGCGCCCGACTGCATGGTCGTGGTCTGCCCGGAACATGAAATTACTTTCATGAACGGCGGCTGGGACAAGGACCGGGTGCGCCGGGAACTGATGGACCGGCTGACCCTGCCCTATGATGACGTGAAGGTGGGTGCGGGCGGCGTCGCCACGGGTGCCGGGCCGGAATGGGAAGGCAAAATGGTGCCGAAATTCGGCGAAGGCTGCCTGATGATCGTCCGCGCCGGCGGCGGCGCGGGCAAGTTCTCGGGCATCATCGGCGGCTTCTCGCCGCGCAGCCCGGTCGCGAGCAATCCGGTGACGAAAGTGGTGCGGCATTGA
- a CDS encoding tricarboxylate transporter has product MSFGMFSFGSATVAVGAELNLEGETVTFAIPFSEAGGSAKWANFYAPLLSEALPGKPTVVVKYMPGAGSTKGANWFQTQKYKDGTLVFGTSGSTQFPYLLDDPRAKYEYNDWHVVLASGTGGVVFLPPDIARKFDGDADDLKDINFIWGAQGPTQLDLVPHLAWEMLGMKVEPVFGIKSRGDGRLMFERGEANIDYQTSAGYLKSVVPLVEAGKAVPMMSWGTLDDNGNIVRDPTFPDLPTFKEVCEATAGCKTSGEAWDAWKAFFIAGFPAQKMVFLPKGAPKDAIATYDKAFKAVLARPDFKELSEVTLGDYPQMTGTAAETAQKLATNVPPSAKVYVKQWLHDRFGVKLQ; this is encoded by the coding sequence ATGTCATTCGGCATGTTCAGCTTCGGGAGCGCGACGGTTGCTGTCGGCGCCGAATTAAACCTTGAAGGGGAAACCGTTACCTTCGCCATACCCTTTTCCGAAGCGGGCGGTTCGGCGAAATGGGCTAATTTCTATGCGCCGCTGCTGAGCGAAGCGCTGCCGGGCAAACCGACCGTCGTGGTAAAATACATGCCCGGCGCCGGGTCGACCAAGGGCGCGAACTGGTTTCAGACACAGAAATACAAGGATGGCACGCTGGTATTCGGCACGTCGGGTTCAACACAGTTTCCCTATCTTCTGGACGATCCCCGGGCGAAGTATGAATACAACGACTGGCATGTGGTCCTGGCCTCCGGCACCGGCGGCGTGGTCTTCCTGCCGCCCGATATCGCCAGGAAATTCGACGGCGACGCGGATGACTTGAAGGACATAAATTTCATCTGGGGCGCGCAGGGCCCCACGCAGCTTGACCTCGTGCCGCACCTCGCCTGGGAAATGCTCGGGATGAAGGTCGAGCCTGTCTTCGGCATCAAGAGCCGGGGCGACGGGCGCCTGATGTTCGAGCGTGGCGAGGCGAATATCGACTACCAGACCTCCGCCGGTTACCTGAAGAGCGTGGTCCCGCTGGTCGAAGCCGGCAAGGCGGTCCCGATGATGAGCTGGGGCACCCTGGATGATAACGGTAATATCGTTCGCGATCCGACCTTCCCGGACCTTCCGACGTTCAAGGAAGTCTGTGAAGCGACCGCTGGCTGCAAGACGTCTGGCGAAGCCTGGGATGCATGGAAAGCCTTCTTCATTGCTGGCTTCCCGGCACAGAAGATGGTGTTCCTGCCAAAAGGCGCACCCAAGGACGCCATCGCGACCTACGACAAGGCGTTCAAGGCCGTCCTGGCGCGTCCCGATTTCAAGGAACTGTCGGAAGTGACACTGGGGGATTATCCCCAGATGACCGGGACGGCGGCGGAAACGGCGCAGAAACTGGCGACAAATGTGCCGCCGAGCGCGAAGGTCTATGTCAAACAGTGGCTGCACGACCGGTTCGGCGTGAAGCTGCAATAG
- a CDS encoding tripartite tricarboxylate transporter permease produces MDMLATALPALGSALALIMQPEQLMFLAAGVLLGLSVGVFPGLGGIAGLSLVLPFMFGMEPVSGLALMVGLVAVVPTSDTFASVLLGIPGSSASQATVLDGFPMARKGEAARALSAAFASSLFGGLFGACVLTFFILIARPLVLAFGLPEMLMITILGLSMVAILAGRIPVKGIASAGLGLMVGTIGEAAAGGNLRMATYDVPYLIDGLSLVIVGLGIFAIPEIVALLRHDRTISRSGGLGAGWLTGVRDWLRNIFLSIRCSVIGVIVGVIPGLGGSVVDWIAYGHTIQSSRDKSRFGQGDVRGVIGPESSNNAKEGGGLVPTLIFGIPGSGSMAVFLGGLALLGIDVGPQMITNDLDITYTIVWSLAFANVLGAGLCIALSTPIARLTTIRFTLLAPFLLMMIAFAAFQSRQSLGDLVALFSVGLLGIFLRRFDWSRPAFLIGFVLSHQAENFSSMANQVAQAKFRIAFEAGFEYIASPIVLIILALTVVSIIVAIRQAKQILPEGDVPTGRKRAPLIFLLAITAYLAVAWVDAMLIDLTTDKIFPVLISSVSLVCCLVLLIRMMRAPETDGIFADREAGREATDATHGLWSNLAWFAALLVLSSLLGFILALAIFLVTFMRVRAGLTWAWTLIYSASGIVFMIALAGTLNRDFPPGLLQNFVELPWPFV; encoded by the coding sequence ATGGATATGTTGGCAACCGCCCTTCCTGCACTGGGGAGCGCCTTGGCGCTGATAATGCAGCCCGAACAGCTGATGTTCCTGGCTGCCGGCGTGCTGCTCGGCCTGTCTGTCGGGGTATTCCCGGGACTGGGCGGAATCGCCGGGCTGTCGCTCGTGCTACCCTTCATGTTCGGAATGGAGCCGGTGTCGGGGCTGGCGCTGATGGTAGGCCTTGTCGCGGTCGTCCCCACCTCGGACACCTTCGCAAGCGTGTTACTGGGTATTCCCGGTTCATCGGCGAGCCAGGCAACGGTCCTCGACGGGTTTCCTATGGCTCGGAAAGGGGAAGCGGCGCGCGCCCTTTCCGCTGCCTTTGCATCCTCCCTTTTTGGCGGGCTGTTCGGGGCCTGTGTCCTGACCTTCTTTATCCTGATTGCGCGGCCCCTTGTTCTGGCGTTCGGCCTGCCCGAGATGCTGATGATCACCATTCTGGGGCTTTCGATGGTCGCGATCCTGGCCGGCCGGATCCCCGTCAAGGGCATCGCCTCGGCGGGGCTTGGCCTGATGGTCGGCACCATCGGCGAGGCCGCCGCCGGCGGCAACCTGCGCATGGCGACTTACGACGTTCCCTATCTGATCGACGGTTTGTCGCTGGTCATCGTGGGCCTGGGTATTTTCGCCATCCCCGAAATCGTTGCGCTGCTCCGGCATGACAGGACGATCTCCAGATCGGGCGGCCTGGGCGCTGGCTGGTTGACAGGGGTTCGTGACTGGTTGCGGAACATTTTCCTGTCGATCCGGTGTTCGGTTATCGGCGTCATCGTCGGCGTCATCCCCGGGCTCGGCGGTTCCGTCGTGGACTGGATTGCCTATGGCCATACCATACAGTCCAGCCGGGACAAGTCGCGATTCGGTCAGGGGGACGTACGGGGCGTGATCGGCCCGGAATCATCCAATAACGCCAAGGAAGGCGGCGGCCTGGTGCCCACCCTGATCTTCGGCATACCCGGCAGCGGCTCCATGGCTGTATTCCTGGGCGGGCTGGCGCTGCTGGGGATCGATGTCGGGCCGCAGATGATCACCAATGACCTGGACATCACCTATACCATCGTCTGGTCTCTGGCGTTCGCGAATGTACTGGGCGCGGGGCTCTGTATCGCGCTGTCGACCCCGATCGCGCGGCTGACCACCATCCGGTTCACGTTGCTCGCGCCGTTCCTGCTGATGATGATCGCCTTCGCGGCGTTCCAGTCACGCCAGTCGCTGGGTGATCTGGTCGCGCTCTTTTCGGTCGGCCTGCTGGGTATCTTCCTGCGCCGGTTCGACTGGTCGCGGCCGGCCTTCCTGATCGGCTTCGTGCTCTCGCACCAGGCCGAGAATTTCAGCAGCATGGCGAACCAGGTTGCGCAGGCGAAATTCCGCATCGCGTTCGAGGCCGGGTTCGAGTATATCGCCTCGCCCATCGTGCTGATCATTCTGGCGCTCACCGTTGTTTCAATAATCGTGGCCATCCGGCAGGCCAAGCAGATTCTGCCGGAAGGCGATGTCCCCACCGGCAGGAAGCGGGCGCCGTTGATCTTCCTTCTGGCGATCACCGCATACCTCGCTGTCGCCTGGGTTGACGCCATGCTGATCGACCTGACCACCGACAAGATATTCCCTGTTCTGATCTCGTCGGTATCGCTTGTCTGCTGTCTGGTGCTGCTCATCCGCATGATGCGGGCGCCCGAGACGGATGGCATCTTCGCCGACCGCGAGGCCGGCCGGGAAGCCACGGACGCAACACATGGCCTCTGGAGCAACCTGGCGTGGTTTGCCGCGCTGCTGGTGCTGTCCTCCCTGCTGGGCTTCATCCTGGCGCTTGCAATCTTCCTCGTCACCTTCATGCGGGTCCGGGCAGGGCTAACATGGGCGTGGACCCTGATTTATTCGGCAAGTGGCATCGTGTTCATGATCGCGTTGGCGGGAACGCTGAACCGCGACTTCCCGCCGGGGCTCCTGCAGAACTTCGTCGAACTGCCCTGGCCATTCGTATGA
- a CDS encoding UGSC family (seleno)protein produces the protein MNQTRTLYDPTSEQQAAGRPRLPRPASLDGLTVGVLDISKVRGDVFLDRLAKRLVEHGMNVKRYRKATVARPAALEIQQAIAAECDVMVEGLVDUGACTSCCTHDLANIEARGIPSVAVATEQFIQAAATQAGLLGTDPDYIWVPHPIQDRTDAELQAMADKYLDQILTALTRQVAQAAD, from the coding sequence ATGAACCAGACGAGGACGCTGTACGACCCGACGTCGGAGCAGCAGGCTGCCGGGCGGCCCCGCCTGCCGAGGCCCGCATCGCTGGACGGGCTGACCGTCGGTGTGCTGGATATTTCCAAGGTCCGCGGCGATGTCTTTCTCGACCGGTTGGCGAAGCGGCTGGTCGAGCACGGCATGAATGTGAAGCGCTACAGGAAAGCCACCGTGGCGCGGCCCGCCGCGCTGGAAATCCAGCAGGCCATCGCCGCGGAATGCGACGTGATGGTCGAAGGGCTGGTGGACTGAGGCGCCTGTACGTCGTGCTGTACGCATGACCTTGCCAACATCGAAGCCCGCGGCATTCCCTCGGTCGCCGTCGCAACGGAGCAGTTCATCCAGGCCGCCGCCACGCAGGCGGGGCTGCTCGGCACCGATCCGGACTACATCTGGGTGCCGCACCCGATCCAGGACCGCACCGATGCGGAACTGCAGGCGATGGCGGATAAATACCTGGACCAGATCCTGACGGCGCTAACGCGGCAGGTGGCGCAGGCCGCCGACTGA
- a CDS encoding SDR family oxidoreductase: MKQITVITGASRGIGAATARLCAAAGHDICVAYKSAKNEALAVVADIEAAGRRGIAVQVDTAVESDVIRLFRTVDAELGTLTGLVNNAGIYGPRGRLDALTQADVMQVLAVNVAGLFTCSREAVLRMSTAHGGAGGAIVNVSSGSANKGNPNVGIQYAASKGAVNSLGIGLSQEVIGEGIRVNTVAPGLTETDMPPADRLVRDGPKIPIGRVAQPEEIAEAIVWLLSPKASYVAGANIRVGGGMP; the protein is encoded by the coding sequence ATGAAACAGATTACCGTGATCACTGGCGCCAGCCGGGGCATCGGCGCGGCGACTGCGCGGCTTTGCGCGGCAGCGGGACACGACATATGCGTCGCCTATAAATCGGCGAAGAATGAAGCTCTGGCCGTGGTCGCGGATATCGAGGCGGCGGGCCGGCGCGGCATCGCCGTACAGGTCGATACCGCCGTCGAAAGCGACGTTATCCGGCTTTTCAGGACGGTCGACGCCGAACTTGGCACGCTGACCGGGCTGGTAAACAATGCCGGTATTTACGGGCCGCGCGGCAGGCTCGATGCCCTGACGCAAGCGGATGTCATGCAGGTCCTTGCGGTGAACGTCGCCGGGCTGTTCACCTGTTCGCGCGAGGCGGTGCTACGGATGTCCACCGCGCATGGCGGCGCGGGCGGCGCAATTGTCAACGTCTCGTCCGGCTCGGCAAACAAGGGGAATCCAAATGTCGGCATCCAGTATGCGGCGTCGAAAGGCGCGGTAAACAGCCTCGGCATCGGGTTGTCGCAGGAGGTGATCGGCGAGGGTATCCGGGTCAACACCGTCGCGCCCGGACTGACCGAAACCGACATGCCGCCCGCCGACCGGCTGGTGCGGGACGGACCGAAGATTCCTATCGGGCGCGTCGCGCAGCCGGAAGAAATTGCCGAAGCGATCGTGTGGCTGCTGTCGCCCAAGGCGTCCTATGTCGCGGGCGCGAATATCCGGGTCGGCGGCGGCATGCCGTAA
- a CDS encoding sulfite exporter TauE/SafE family protein — MDADQIAILTVTSFFTSMITSVAGAGGGAILLAVLLQFMPPSAAIPFHGSVQFAANVWRFWLFRKHMDWPIIIRFSILMPFGIAFGVWLFRGMPAVLVQISIGMFIYATLAGRYVRPMRTELLPLWTFVPIGFIAGAMNIVVGIFGPVVGALIVKRGLPKESVVGTMSVFGFLSNFLKVVGFTYVGFSIFEYGPALLIMTPAVLIGTSLGKVVLGRFSEEMFRKVFQALLLIMATKLVFYDGISWLVNNG; from the coding sequence ATGGACGCGGACCAGATCGCCATCCTGACGGTAACGTCGTTCTTCACCTCCATGATCACGTCCGTTGCCGGGGCGGGCGGTGGGGCGATCCTGCTGGCGGTACTGCTGCAGTTCATGCCGCCATCGGCGGCGATTCCGTTTCATGGCTCGGTACAGTTCGCCGCCAATGTCTGGCGGTTCTGGCTGTTCCGAAAGCATATGGACTGGCCGATCATCATCCGGTTCTCGATCCTGATGCCGTTCGGAATCGCGTTTGGCGTCTGGCTGTTCCGGGGCATGCCCGCTGTGCTCGTGCAGATATCGATCGGGATGTTCATCTACGCCACGCTTGCAGGGCGTTATGTGCGCCCGATGCGGACGGAGTTGCTGCCGCTCTGGACCTTCGTCCCGATCGGCTTTATCGCCGGCGCGATGAATATTGTCGTCGGAATCTTCGGGCCGGTGGTGGGGGCGCTGATTGTGAAGCGCGGATTGCCCAAGGAATCGGTGGTGGGCACCATGTCCGTCTTCGGTTTTCTGTCGAATTTCCTCAAGGTCGTCGGCTTCACCTATGTCGGGTTCAGTATTTTCGAGTACGGCCCGGCGCTGCTGATCATGACGCCGGCGGTGCTGATCGGCACCTCGCTCGGCAAGGTTGTCCTGGGGCGGTTCAGCGAGGAAATGTTCCGCAAGGTATTCCAGGCGCTGCTGCTGATCATGGCGACGAAACTGGTCTTCTATGACGGCATTTCCTGGCTGGTGAACAACGGCTGA
- a CDS encoding alpha/beta hydrolase: MPESVWLHYDQQALDDQYNQRILVPNANEYMARHGVLSAQVRAELECRLDVPYGPSDDEKVDIFPAAQKGAPLVVYFHGGAWTRWHKDNNSFQAPHFVNAGATFVPVNFALVPQVSLDELVRQCKASVVWAYHHAAEFGADPDRLYVAGHSSGAHVVGLIAVTDWAKDYGLPAGVIRGAYAASGMYDLKPVRLCSRQEYLNLDAAAECRLSAMRHIPDRMPPMVIAYGEGEQKEFRRQSKDWAKELRRLGHPVAAELDLPGLHHFEVAEQFANPDGPLLQAIFRDMGLR, translated from the coding sequence ATGCCGGAATCGGTTTGGCTGCATTACGACCAGCAAGCGCTGGACGACCAGTACAACCAGCGCATCCTGGTGCCCAACGCCAATGAATACATGGCGCGCCACGGTGTGCTGAGCGCGCAGGTCCGGGCCGAACTGGAATGCCGGCTGGATGTGCCCTACGGCCCAAGCGACGACGAAAAGGTCGATATCTTTCCCGCCGCGCAAAAAGGCGCGCCGCTGGTCGTCTATTTCCATGGCGGCGCGTGGACGCGCTGGCACAAGGACAATAACAGTTTCCAGGCGCCGCATTTCGTCAACGCCGGCGCCACCTTTGTTCCGGTGAATTTCGCCCTCGTCCCGCAGGTCTCGCTGGACGAACTGGTGCGCCAGTGCAAGGCGTCGGTCGTCTGGGCCTATCATCACGCGGCGGAATTCGGCGCCGACCCGGATCGGCTCTACGTTGCGGGACATTCCTCCGGCGCGCATGTGGTCGGCCTGATTGCCGTTACCGACTGGGCGAAGGATTACGGCCTGCCCGCCGGCGTCATCAGGGGCGCCTATGCGGCCAGCGGCATGTATGATCTGAAGCCGGTGCGGCTGTGTTCACGCCAGGAATACCTGAACCTGGACGCCGCGGCCGAATGCCGGCTCAGCGCCATGCGGCATATTCCCGACCGCATGCCGCCGATGGTGATCGCCTATGGCGAGGGCGAACAGAAGGAATTCCGCCGTCAGTCGAAGGATTGGGCGAAGGAACTGCGCCGGCTCGGTCATCCGGTCGCCGCCGAACTCGACCTGCCCGGGCTGCATCACTTCGAGGTCGCCGAACAGTTCGCCAACCCGGACGGCCCGCTGCTGCAGGCGATCTTCCGGGATATGGGCCTGAGGTGA
- a CDS encoding class II aldolase/adducin family protein — translation MNELLARTDYYDLPAQDAEQELRVQLAAAYRLVDHFGWTELIYGHLTARVPGPEPHFLINPYGLNYDEITASNLVKIDCDGNIVEPSDYPINHAGFVIHSAVHMANSTEHKCVMHTHTRAGMAVAALKGGLLPVSMFATIFHNKLSYHDYEGPSLDTDERESLLSHLGENKAMILRNHGLLTTGRTVPDAFLRLYRLERACQIQLDAAAAGEMIVLSDNEAQSSGAGIDGFMENNNEGAGIGAMEFAALMRKLDKIDPSYRH, via the coding sequence ATGAATGAATTGCTCGCCAGGACCGATTATTACGATTTACCGGCGCAGGATGCTGAGCAGGAACTGCGCGTACAACTGGCAGCAGCCTACCGCCTGGTCGACCATTTCGGCTGGACCGAACTGATATACGGCCACCTGACCGCGCGCGTGCCGGGACCGGAGCCGCATTTCCTGATCAACCCCTACGGGCTGAACTATGACGAGATCACGGCGTCGAACCTGGTCAAGATCGACTGCGACGGCAATATCGTCGAACCCAGCGACTACCCCATCAACCACGCCGGATTCGTCATCCATTCCGCCGTGCACATGGCCAATTCGACCGAGCACAAATGCGTCATGCATACCCATACCCGCGCCGGCATGGCCGTGGCGGCGCTGAAGGGCGGGCTGCTTCCGGTGTCCATGTTTGCGACGATCTTCCATAACAAGCTGTCCTATCACGATTACGAAGGGCCGAGCCTTGATACGGATGAACGCGAAAGCCTGCTGTCCCATCTGGGCGAGAACAAGGCCATGATCCTGCGCAACCACGGCCTGCTGACCACGGGCCGCACCGTGCCGGACGCCTTCCTGCGCCTGTACCGGCTGGAACGGGCCTGCCAGATCCAGCTTGATGCGGCAGCGGCCGGCGAAATGATCGTGCTGTCCGACAACGAGGCGCAATCCTCAGGCGCCGGTATCGACGGCTTCATGGAAAACAACAATGAAGGCGCCGGCATCGGAGCGATGGAATTCGCGGCGCTGATGCGCAAGCTGGACAAGATAGACCCGTCCTACCGCCACTAG
- a CDS encoding nuclear transport factor 2 family protein — protein sequence MNLEQRIGALEARIEIDRLITRYARAVDEDIDAELNAIYAEDAVSEIIPWSVKPAVGRARIVATFRDYMSKFANRKRLIVNRVIDVTGDDAATGWANWFVMQAGNGESYVGWGSYDWAFRRNAGVWEIAKMVITVDCMTTKDKGWADIQALVAAYPSNSRETKNGGPQGPPYSG from the coding sequence ATGAATCTGGAACAACGCATCGGCGCGCTGGAAGCGCGGATCGAGATCGACCGGCTGATTACCCGCTATGCCCGCGCGGTGGACGAGGATATCGACGCGGAACTGAACGCGATCTATGCCGAAGACGCCGTGTCGGAAATCATCCCCTGGTCGGTCAAACCCGCGGTCGGGCGCGCCAGGATCGTCGCAACCTTCCGCGACTACATGTCGAAATTCGCCAACCGCAAGCGCTTGATCGTCAACCGGGTGATCGACGTGACCGGCGACGACGCGGCGACCGGATGGGCCAATTGGTTCGTGATGCAGGCGGGCAATGGCGAATCCTATGTTGGATGGGGCAGTTACGACTGGGCGTTCCGCCGCAACGCGGGCGTCTGGGAAATCGCGAAGATGGTGATCACGGTCGACTGCATGACCACCAAGGATAAGGGTTGGGCCGATATACAGGCGCTGGTCGCAGCCTACCCGAGCAATTCTCGGGAAACGAAAAACGGCGGCCCGCAAGGACCACCGTATTCCGGATAA
- a CDS encoding amidohydrolase family protein, which translates to MEYKRVSADCHIDLCWMPPDLFVTEARPSMKDRMPYVTDGPDGPYWTCRNGTSFGLKNGLGPAGVKYVPGTHARADLMAATNLYEDGKKDIRRVSDPHLRVKDMEIDGVDAEVLYGILGAASKLADHEAANEMYRIYNDWLSDFCTHYPDRHIGLACLPYGDIDAAVQEIYRVRNDLNLRGVELSCSWDMEPMYHPCWEPLWQAMDDVDMPLHFHTFPALDPAKRVGLDKQSARAATFTVVSGFQMNLVNIIAAIIGKGVLERYPKLRIALGESGIGWLPYALDRMDFEWEDRFHDLGLKMKPSDYWRRQCKATFQFDTIGTRLVDDIGVESLMWGSDYPHGDGVWPDSDKYIAEQFGHLPADVVQKITCDNAVDFYRLKT; encoded by the coding sequence ATGGAGTACAAGCGCGTTTCCGCCGATTGCCATATCGATCTTTGCTGGATGCCGCCCGACCTTTTCGTGACCGAGGCGCGGCCGTCTATGAAGGACCGCATGCCCTATGTCACCGATGGGCCGGACGGGCCCTACTGGACCTGCCGGAACGGCACGTCCTTCGGGCTGAAGAACGGGCTGGGCCCGGCGGGCGTGAAGTACGTTCCGGGCACCCATGCACGCGCCGACCTGATGGCCGCGACGAACCTGTATGAAGACGGCAAGAAGGATATCCGCCGCGTATCCGACCCGCATCTGCGGGTGAAGGACATGGAAATCGACGGCGTCGATGCCGAAGTGCTGTATGGCATCCTGGGAGCCGCCAGCAAGCTGGCCGACCATGAAGCGGCAAACGAGATGTACCGTATCTATAACGACTGGCTGTCGGATTTCTGCACGCATTACCCGGACCGGCATATCGGCCTCGCCTGCCTGCCCTACGGCGATATCGACGCGGCGGTGCAGGAAATCTACCGGGTCAGGAACGACCTGAACCTGCGCGGGGTCGAACTGTCCTGCTCCTGGGACATGGAGCCTATGTACCATCCCTGCTGGGAGCCCCTGTGGCAGGCGATGGACGATGTCGACATGCCGCTGCATTTCCACACCTTCCCGGCGCTGGACCCGGCGAAGCGCGTAGGGCTGGACAAGCAGAGTGCGCGCGCTGCAACCTTCACCGTCGTGTCCGGCTTCCAGATGAATCTGGTCAACATCATCGCCGCGATCATCGGCAAGGGGGTGCTGGAACGCTACCCGAAGCTGCGCATCGCCCTGGGCGAAAGCGGTATCGGCTGGCTGCCCTATGCGCTGGACCGGATGGATTTCGAATGGGAGGACCGCTTCCACGACCTCGGCCTGAAGATGAAGCCGAGCGACTACTGGCGCCGCCAGTGCAAGGCGACCTTCCAGTTCGATACGATCGGCACCAGGCTGGTCGACGATATCGGTGTCGAATCGCTGATGTGGGGGTCCGACTATCCGCATGGCGACGGGGTATGGCCGGATTCGGACAAGTACATCGCCGAACAATTCGGCCACCTGCCGGCCGATGTGGTGCAGAAAATCACTTGCGATAACGCGGTCGATTTCTATCGTCTGAAAACCTGA